The Fibrobacter sp. UWB11 genome includes the window GTATGAGGTTTATTTTACTTTTTTCCGTAGCACCGCGAATCTATATTTAGCACATGCGTATATATAAGCTTTCTCCGATTTTCTTGGCCGCGGTTCTTTTGAGCGCGGGCGTAGCCTCTGCTGACACGAAATTTTTCTACAACCAGGTAGGTTACGATGTCGGTCAGTCGATAACCGTTATTGTCAAGAGCGATAACCTTGCGGACGGCGCTGAATTTAGCGTGATGTCGAATGGCGCAGCCGTCAAGACGGGCAAACTTTCGGCAGGTTCAAATCCGGACAACTGGCTGAACAATGGCAAGTTTTACGTGGCGGACTTGACTGCCCTTGGCCTCACGGCGGGCAAGTACACCTTGCAGGTTTCCGAGAATGGCCAACCGCAAAATTCCGGCGAGTTTACGATTGAGGAAAATGCACTTGCAAAAAATACGCTTGCGACGGTTCTTGACTACTTCTACAATGACCGCGCGAACAATCCGACTGTCGAAGGTTGGGATAAGAGTTTGCCTGTGTACAAGTCCGATAAAAAGCTCGATGTGCATGGCGGCTGGTACGATGCTAGTGGCGATGTCAGCAAATACTTGAGCCATCTTTCTTATGCAAATTATTTGAATCCGCAACAGATTCCTTTGACCGTTTGGTCGCTTGCTTTTGCTTCGGAGCGCATTCCGAAATTGCTTTCTTCGACTTCAACCAAGGCGAAAACGGCGGACGAAGCCGCTTACGGTGCGGACTTCTTGGTGCGCATGCTCGACGAACAGGGCTTTTTCTACATGACCGTATTCGATAACTGGGGCAGTCCGTATTCGAGTCGCGAACTTTGTGCGTTCTCGGGTTCCGATGGAAAAAAATCGACGGATTACCAGACGGCCTTCCGCGAAGGTGGTGGCATGGCAATCGCAGCTTTGGCTACTGCCGCAAGACTCGGCCTTAAGGGTGACTTTACGAGCGAACAGTACCTCGCTGCGGCTGAAAAAGCTTTTGCACATTTGTCTGAAAAACAGAGCATTGGCGGCAATTGCGCTTATTGCGATGATGGCAAGGAAAATATTATTGACGACTACACGGCGCTTTTGGCGGCCACAGAACTTTTTGCAGCAAATCCAAAGCGCGAGTATATTGAAGCTGCTCGTAAACGTGCAAATCACCTGGCGGCTCGCGTTAGTGACGATGGCTATTTCTGGAGCGACGATGCTAAAACGCGTCCGTTCTGGCATGCGAGCGATGCTGGGCTTCCGCTAATTGCGCTTCTTCGTTTTTCCGAAGTTGAAAGCTCTATCAAGGGTGGTGAATTTGATGCGTGGATGTGTCTCGATTGCATTGGTTGCGGTTGCGTAAATTCGAATTTAGATGGAGCTTTCGATGCCATAAAATCTCACTACGAATGGCTTGTTAAAATTACGAATAAGGTTGATAATCCGTTCGGTTATGCCCGCCAAACTTACAAGACTCAGGATAAAATAAAAGATGGTTTCTTTATTCCGCACGATAACGAAAGTGGTTATTGGTGGCAGGGCGAAGACGCTCGCATTGCAAGCCTTTCGACTGCAATTTTGTATGCAAAGCAGGTTTTAGACGATAAAAACTTATATAAGGATGCGTCGAAATATGCTACGGATCAGATGGACTGGATCTTGGGCAAGAATCCGTATGGCACTTGCATGATGTATGGCAAGGGAATCAAGAATCCTGAAAAATACGATGGCCAGTCTGAATATGATGCAACGCTTGAAGGCGGTATTGCAAACGGCATTACCGGCAAGAATCAGGATGGTTCAGGCATTGCTTGGACGGATGATGGTGTTGCTGCAGTGGGCTTTGATTCCATGAAGGAATCTTGGCAGGTGTGGCGCTGGGATGAACAGTGGCTTCCGCATAGCACATGGTTCTTGATGGCGCTTGTGGAACGCTATGACGAGGTGACGAAATCCGTGAAATTTACTGTCGGGCTCCCGAAGAGTATCGCCGCTGCTAAGATTGGCGTGTCGCTTGTGGACAAAACGCTTTCGATGAACTTGTCGAAAGCGGCTGTCGGTAGTTCTGTCAAGATTTTGGATGTTCGCGGCAATGTGCAGATGCAAAAAGTTGTGCAATCCCGAAACGAGACGATGAATGTAAGCACGCTCAAAAGCGGTGTTTACCTTGTACAAATCGGCAGCATGCCCGCCAAGAAATTTATCGTGAAATAAGCTTTGTTGTTATGCAGGAAGATGTGGCCCCGGAATAAAAGCCATCAAGGCGAATGCTGCGAAAATGCTAGCATTTTCATAGCTGAGCCGAAGGACTTTGTACTTGTACAAATCCGGGGTGACAGGCTTCGCTTGCGTTTTGCTCTGTCATGCCGGACGTGTGCTCCTTGACTACTTGCAGCTTGCTGCTTAGTAGTCATGATCCGCGAATGGGGACGGCATCGCCATCTTGTTGCAGCTTTTAATTCGTGACTTTGAATTTCTTGGGGCCGGCGTAGGCTTGCTTTACAAGAATGTCTCGGCCTTCTTCCATGAGCTTCTTCGCTTGTTCGGCAAGTTTGTCATCATCTTTTTCCTTGATGACTTTTTCCAAGTGTTCCATTGCCGCATTTACATCAGCTTTTGTCTGGATGCGGAGCTCTGCAATGTCGAAGTGCGCACGGCGTAAAAGATTTTCGTCTTTTTCCTTGGTAATTCCTTTCTCGAGCAATGCAATTGCTGCTTCGGGGATGTTCTTTTGCTTTGCTGTTGCACCCCATTCAATCCATTGCGTACTCGGGAATTCTGCATAGCAGCCTGCGATTTTGTTTGCTGCGTCTTTTACATCTTGGAACTTGATGGGCTCTTCTTTTAACAGTGCTGTGAATCCGTATTGCAACAAGCGAACAGCGTTTTCGTTTTCGCCATTGTTTGCGGCTTCCAATCCTTTGCTGATCATGTTTCGGGTGCGTTCACCGGGGGCTACAGAATCTTCTGCTTTTTGTGCAACTGCTGTTGATTGTTGTGTGCTTTCTTCTACGCGATGAGGCATAAAGTAACCTGCAACTCCGCCCAAGGCAAAGAAAAACGGCGATTCTACGGCCACGGCGTTGAATATGCCGGGGTTCAAGAACCAGTCGATTGCCATACTTGCTACAAGTGCGAATTCCGAAATTTTGCAGATGTAAGAGGGAATGCTTCCTTTTTCTTTGTCAAACGTGTTGGCGCCGAGCAAAAAGCAGAGCATCAGGCTCACGCCCATATAACGTTCTGTAGCAAATTGTGCAAAGAACGACGTGTTTACGAGTAAATCGACAAAGAACCCGCTTATAATTGCAATCACGATTGCGTATGCATAAACGAATAACGCGTTCCAGCGCTTTTCGAGCTGCATCAACGTGAACATGAAAATGACAACGAAGAAAATAAAGGACCATATACTCGGGATTAGTAAACTGCAAGTGAGTAAACTTTCTGTGTTGCCACGACTCGGAATGTAAGCCCAACGATAACGGATAAATTTATCGGTGTACTTGTTAATCCACTTTTTGAGTTCCGCCTCGTATTGCTTGTCGGTGGGGAATGAGCCGTGCTCCGCGGCGTATTGCTCCTTTCCGCCTTGGTTTTCCCACCATTCGAGGAATTCGCCCTTCATTTCTTCGATGCGGTCCTCGATAATCGGGGTCGGGTTTTCGACTTTATAGCGTTCCTTGTAAAGCTCGAACTCTTGAGCCTTGATTTTTTCGTCGGGCGTGAGGCCTACGTTCTTAAATTCCTGGGCACGTTCCTCTAGCCACCACTTGTCGAAAGATTCTTGGATGTCTTTTTCTTGACGCAACTGCTGGATCTTGGGGTCGAGCGTTGTCTCGAAGTTGAAAACACCAATGGCAATAATCGCCACGAATGTCAGATAGTGGTGGATCTTGAAAAAACGGAACGGTTTTAGAATTAGGCTCAATATTTTCTTCATACTAACGAATATAAACAAATCGTTAGTCGATAGTTAAGCAAGGGGCCTAAATGGGGGCAAAAGATGTGTTAAAATGTACGTTTGCCGTATTCGTTCAGCTGATTCCACAAGAAATCGGTGTTCACGTCGCGGTAGCCGAGGGTGTTCACCTCTTCGCGGAGCTTATGGGCGAGGGCGAACAAGTTGGGGCTCTTTTTCATGCGTTCGCTGGCATCGAAAGTGGTGAGCGCGTCAATCCAATCATGGATTTCCGGGAAACGGGGGTCGTTGAATACGTTTTCGCGGCCGTTCTCGATATATTCCATGTAGCGCTTGGTGATCAGGCGGCCTTCTTCGGTGTAAATGTCCTTGGCCTTGGGATAGAGTTTTACCCCGGTTAGGTATTCGTGCATGACGGCACCAAAGCTAAAGTAGTCGACCGCGTAGGAAATGTTTTCGCTGGATTGTGCAAGTTCCGGGGCGCTGTAGCTTGGCGAGAACAGTCCACCGCCTTCGGTGACTGTTTCACGCATTTTAGCTTGGGCGTAGCCGAAGTCGCAAAGTAAAATCTTGTGGTTGTTCTTGTGCGCGGGGTTTTGGCAAAGGAGCAAGTTCTTGGGCTTGATGTCCTTATGCACAATTTGATAGTAATGGAGCTGGCTGATAGTATTGGCGAGGTAGGCTATTTGAGCTACTCGCTTTACGACTTCTTCTTCGGTGAGCTTGGGCTTGATGACCCTGTCGAGGGAGCATCCCTTGATAAATTCCAGCTTGAGGTATGGGTGGCGGCCTGCGATGCCTCCGCCAAAAGTTTGTACTACGCCTTCGATATTTGTAGCGCGGATAAGGTTGTTGATGCGGATTTCGTCCTGAAATGCGCTCAAGAGCATGTTCAGGCGGTGCAGGCGGTTCTTACCGGGAGATGCCCAGTATTTGCAAATCTTTACGACGATTTCTTTTTCGTCATAGCGTTTTTCGTCGCGCGGGTGCTGGATCCAAAGTTTGGCGCGGTATAGCTGGTTCGTGCCTTCGAGTGAAAGCGGTTCGATGAGCTCGATTCGCTCGGCGTTGCCGTTGTGCTTAAAGTCCGGGTTATGGTCAAACCACCGCTGGTATTCTGCCATGGTGTAGTTTGGGCGTAACGCTAAATTGCGTGCCACCCTGTCCATCATTTCTGCCAAATTGTTCCAGAACATACAGAAAATTTAATAAAAAAGAAGATGCCCGCTCAGTGGCGGGCATGACATTATAGTGTCGTCATCCTGAACGAAGTGAAAGATTCAGTTAAGTCTTGTTCAGGATTGCGGTATTTTACTTCTTGTTTTTCGAGTCTTCTTCGGCGTGAGTGCGGGCGAATGTGACCTGCCCTTCGCTCTGTTCTTCGAGTCTGGACGTGATGAAGTCGTAGGCTTCGTCGACCGTGTCGCAGAACTTGAAGAGCTTGAGGTCTTCGGGGTTGATCATGCCCGTTTCTGCAAAGAATTCCCAGTTGAGGGCTTTCTTCCAGAAATTGGAATCGAAGATGACGACTGGCATTTGCTGTGCGTACTTATCGGTCTGGATAAGCGTGAGCATTTCGAAGGCTTCGTCGAGTGTGCCGAATCCGCCTGGGAAAATCACCAACGCACGGGCCATGCGCAAGAACCAGTATTTACGAATAAAGAAATAGCGGAACTGGAGGTTCAGTTCATCGTCGATGTAAGGGTTGCAATGTTGTTCGAACGGTAACTTGATGTTCAAGCCAACCGAAGGCGTTCCCACGTCCGAGGCGCCGCGGTTGCCTGCTTCCATGATGCCCGGACCGCCGCCAGTCATGATGGCGTAGCCGTGGTGACGCTTGTTGATCCACTTGCCGAGCTTGGCGGCAAGTTCACGAGCCGCGTTGTAGGAATCTGCCACTTTGGAGAGTCGGTCTAAGCGGGCAAGTTCCTTTTTGTCTTTGCAACCTTTACGGCGTTTTTTGATCTCGTCGGGCGGGAGAGTACGTGCCGAACCAAAGAATACGATAGAATTCTTTATGTCTTCTTGATCAAAAATCTGTGCAGGTTGGAAAAATTCAGAAAGGAATCGAATGGGGCGTGCTGCATCGCTTTCCAAAAATTCGGCATTGTGGTATGCCATTTGACCCGGAATCGGGTGGACTTTTTTCGGTGCCATAATAAACCTCTTTTTCGTTATATAGAGAATAATATACGATAAAATGGCTTTAGAGGCGAAAAAATAAAGTTTTTATCATCTTACTTGGAGTAACATTTATATATTAGGAGTATGCTAGTAAAAATGTGGACAGATAATTTTGTCATTACGGGCGAGATTGACACGCTGCGTGACGAACGTCTCACGGACTACATCCGTGAAAATAAGGATTTTATCGCAGTGACTCAAGTACGCGTTTGCGACAGGAATGAGAAGGACCTGTTCCGTACGCACTTCTTGAATGTCAGTACGAACCACATTGAAATAATTTTGCCGGCGGAATAAATGCCGGTTACCATTCAATGGCAATTTTCGCGACGAGGAATCGTCGTGCGATGTCGTCTGTTTTCGTCGGGTCAATATCGATACCGAGTAGTCCGGCGAGAATGACGAACGGGCTTGCGGTGGCGCCTTGGTTATTGCACATGACGCGCATGTAGATGGTGCCATCCTTAATTTCTAGCCCGCTAACCAATTCATTCAAATTCATCTGCTGACCGCGGTGGTTCGTCATAATTGGCAACTGCTTCTGTTCGAACTTTTGCATGAGGTCGGCAGGGATGTTTTCGGGCGTGTGGCGGTAAACGATTGCTTTCGGGAAATGCTTCGAGAGCTTTTCCTTGAGCGGTTCGATGTCCACGATTTCCATGCCGTGTGGGAACGGTGCGCTCAGCATTTCGATGGTCTTTTGTTTGCCTTCGGCGGAGATGTCGAGCGGCTGCAGCAATTCGACACTGATGATTTCGCAATAAGTTTCGAGCCCGAGCGGGAGTGCGCCCATGTTCACGATACGTGGCTTGGGGCTAAAGCCTTCGCTGAACTTGACGGGGATGCCTGCACAGATAAACGTGCGCTCGAAGAACGAGATCATGTTGTGGTGCGGCAGGAATCGGCTGATGCCAGTCTTCTTGAATGTGATCTTGTAACCGTAGCTGACCTTTTGGCTCGGGCGACGGTCGGCAACGAGCTTCTTGATTTCTTCGGGAGTGCGGCTGGGCGCCTTGTGGCGCACGGGATCGTCCGCGAGGACGATTTCCTGGCCAAAGCCAGGAATGCCGCACTTCTGGCAGTCGCCCCATTTGCAGTTCGGCACTGGAGCGGATGTCGGATCGAAAGCTTTTTCCCATTCGCGGCGCAGGTACTGCTTGGACGTGCCTGCGTGGATAAAGTCCCATGGGAACACTTCATCCTTTTCGCGTTCGCGGTAGACCCAAGAGGTATCGTAGCCGCATTCTTCCCAAACCTGTAGCCACTTGTCAAAGTCAAAACGGTAACTATCGCTTTCGAAAATGATGCCCTTCTTGTAGGCGGCATAGATGACCGGTCCGAGGGAGCGGTCACCGCGGCTGTAAACAGCCTCGAGGAAACTTGTTTCCCAAGCGGCCCAGTTGATTTTCACATTCGGGTGCTTGTAGAATTTTTCGCGCACATAACGGATGTGACCGAGCGCCGTTTCTTTGTCCATAAACGGAGCCCATTGCAGGCCCGTGAACGATTTCGGGATGAGAATGCCGATTGAAACTGCGATTTGGATGCCGCGGTTGTACTTGCGACCAATCTTTACGAGATTGAAAATGAGCTCGCAGAATGCCTGCATGTCATCCAGGTTTTCGGTCGGGAACCCAATCATCGTGTAAAGCTTGATTTTGTTGAATCCGCTGGAGAACGCATGTTCGGCGGCATCATACATGTCCTGGTCGCTGATGGTCTTGTTGATCATCTTGCGGATGCGTTCGGAACCAGTTTCGGGGGCGAACGTGGCGCTGCGACCGCCCTTGAGCGCTGCAACCTTTTCAGCAAGACTTTGTCCAAAACTGTTGACGCGAATGCTCGGGAGGCTTACATCTACGTTGTCGTAGAATGGGTCGTCGATGATGGAATCGGTGAGTGCTTCAACCGGCTTGTAGTCGGCGGTAGAAAGCGACAAAAGCCCAAGCTCGCGTTCGCCTGTCGCCTTGATGCCCGCTTTGGCAATGTCCAAAACATCGTCCGGATTGAGTTCGCGGCATGGTCTGTACCAAATGCCGGCTTGGCAGAAACGGCAACCCTGCGCACAACCGCGCATCACTTCCACGCTAAAGCGGTTGTGGACAAGTTGCATATTTGCAATCAAGTTCTTGATGGGGTAGTCTTTCGGGTCGAGATACGGGATAAATTGACGGCGGACACCGTTCGTGTGCTCGTAAGAGCCTTTAGCGGGCTCTTTCGGAACGATAACTCCATATTCGTTTTTTACAACTTCACGGAGGCTCGGTACATACACCCCATCTATTTTAGATAAAT containing:
- a CDS encoding glycoside hydrolase family 9 protein; amino-acid sequence: MRIYKLSPIFLAAVLLSAGVASADTKFFYNQVGYDVGQSITVIVKSDNLADGAEFSVMSNGAAVKTGKLSAGSNPDNWLNNGKFYVADLTALGLTAGKYTLQVSENGQPQNSGEFTIEENALAKNTLATVLDYFYNDRANNPTVEGWDKSLPVYKSDKKLDVHGGWYDASGDVSKYLSHLSYANYLNPQQIPLTVWSLAFASERIPKLLSSTSTKAKTADEAAYGADFLVRMLDEQGFFYMTVFDNWGSPYSSRELCAFSGSDGKKSTDYQTAFREGGGMAIAALATAARLGLKGDFTSEQYLAAAEKAFAHLSEKQSIGGNCAYCDDGKENIIDDYTALLAATELFAANPKREYIEAARKRANHLAARVSDDGYFWSDDAKTRPFWHASDAGLPLIALLRFSEVESSIKGGEFDAWMCLDCIGCGCVNSNLDGAFDAIKSHYEWLVKITNKVDNPFGYARQTYKTQDKIKDGFFIPHDNESGYWWQGEDARIASLSTAILYAKQVLDDKNLYKDASKYATDQMDWILGKNPYGTCMMYGKGIKNPEKYDGQSEYDATLEGGIANGITGKNQDGSGIAWTDDGVAAVGFDSMKESWQVWRWDEQWLPHSTWFLMALVERYDEVTKSVKFTVGLPKSIAAAKIGVSLVDKTLSMNLSKAAVGSSVKILDVRGNVQMQKVVQSRNETMNVSTLKSGVYLVQIGSMPAKKFIVK
- a CDS encoding protein kinase, producing MFWNNLAEMMDRVARNLALRPNYTMAEYQRWFDHNPDFKHNGNAERIELIEPLSLEGTNQLYRAKLWIQHPRDEKRYDEKEIVVKICKYWASPGKNRLHRLNMLLSAFQDEIRINNLIRATNIEGVVQTFGGGIAGRHPYLKLEFIKGCSLDRVIKPKLTEEEVVKRVAQIAYLANTISQLHYYQIVHKDIKPKNLLLCQNPAHKNNHKILLCDFGYAQAKMRETVTEGGGLFSPSYSAPELAQSSENISYAVDYFSFGAVMHEYLTGVKLYPKAKDIYTEEGRLITKRYMEYIENGRENVFNDPRFPEIHDWIDALTTFDASERMKKSPNLFALAHKLREEVNTLGYRDVNTDFLWNQLNEYGKRTF
- a CDS encoding LOG family protein, whose product is MAPKKVHPIPGQMAYHNAEFLESDAARPIRFLSEFFQPAQIFDQEDIKNSIVFFGSARTLPPDEIKKRRKGCKDKKELARLDRLSKVADSYNAARELAAKLGKWINKRHHGYAIMTGGGPGIMEAGNRGASDVGTPSVGLNIKLPFEQHCNPYIDDELNLQFRYFFIRKYWFLRMARALVIFPGGFGTLDEAFEMLTLIQTDKYAQQMPVVIFDSNFWKKALNWEFFAETGMINPEDLKLFKFCDTVDEAYDFITSRLEEQSEGQVTFARTHAEEDSKNKK
- a CDS encoding TIGR03960 family B12-binding radical SAM protein, whose translation is MTILEKLALALPAVESPARYMGGEANSVIKDHSKMLARMAFVFPDTYEIGMSNNGLRILYHVLNREPDLLCEVAFAPWDDMAAEMKKYDIPLYTHASYTAVKDYEVVGLTLQTELNFTNVPYVLELAGIPAWQKDRAESDPIVVSGGPAMGNPEPVADFFDAFMIGDGEKLIVEFVRCVGEGRKAGLKRSEILENLSKIDGVYVPSLREVVKNEYGVIVPKEPAKGSYEHTNGVRRQFIPYLDPKDYPIKNLIANMQLVHNRFSVEVMRGCAQGCRFCQAGIWYRPCRELNPDDVLDIAKAGIKATGERELGLLSLSTADYKPVEALTDSIIDDPFYDNVDVSLPSIRVNSFGQSLAEKVAALKGGRSATFAPETGSERIRKMINKTISDQDMYDAAEHAFSSGFNKIKLYTMIGFPTENLDDMQAFCELIFNLVKIGRKYNRGIQIAVSIGILIPKSFTGLQWAPFMDKETALGHIRYVREKFYKHPNVKINWAAWETSFLEAVYSRGDRSLGPVIYAAYKKGIIFESDSYRFDFDKWLQVWEECGYDTSWVYREREKDEVFPWDFIHAGTSKQYLRREWEKAFDPTSAPVPNCKWGDCQKCGIPGFGQEIVLADDPVRHKAPSRTPEEIKKLVADRRPSQKVSYGYKITFKKTGISRFLPHHNMISFFERTFICAGIPVKFSEGFSPKPRIVNMGALPLGLETYCEIISVELLQPLDISAEGKQKTIEMLSAPFPHGMEIVDIEPLKEKLSKHFPKAIVYRHTPENIPADLMQKFEQKQLPIMTNHRGQQMNLNELVSGLEIKDGTIYMRVMCNNQGATASPFVILAGLLGIDIDPTKTDDIARRFLVAKIAIEW